The genomic stretch TCCGCCGGCTTTTTCCCCACCTCCAACGGACGTCtgcgtttgtgactcgctcgtggcgggagaATCACTgtcgtgctccatttatcttcaaaagaaatgaaagtagagagagaaactagTAGTTAATACAAGTGGCGCgattgaaatgaagttcaactatccgtatatatagagtttaaaaaaaattgaaaatcgggacgtccgttgTGGcaccgcaatagcggacgtcacTAAGGACGTCCGCGGATACCTCACATCAGACGGGGACGTCCGCGTCTGCCTCTCCCGACGCAATAGCGGACGTACCGCACGGACAACTGGCACGCCAGTCCGACGTCCGCCGGGTTCAAGGTTGACCAATGATGACTATGGGCGGTGATCATACTTGGATACATCGTATCTTCATAAACTTTTGAAGCTAAAATATAAATCATACctattaacaaaaaaattgtaGTACCCACATTTTTCGTGGGATTGTGATACGAGTCGTATCTCTCATATCTTCCAATTTCAttagttattgatttaccatatcttttccgTATTTTCTTAGgatattatatttgatttactttattttggTAGGATATTATTGTATCcctatatattataaatatgtgtagaGACTGGGAGTGGGTAGGTACaatataccttaccgaaaccaccatacttaccgtaaattcggttTGCGAAAAAACATAtctttaccttaccaaaatttttggtataccgaacttcggtataccttattttcggtatgacgaaTTTTCATACTGTTACTGTAtctcattttcggtataccgtaccgaagttcgatataccgtacttttgcggtGTATcttactttcaacatcaatgaaaatagataatttgagtttttagaatattatttatattttataatttgaaaagtatattaaatatatattattcataattatatctatatttcacaatagatttcataatgtaaaatatatatgtaattataaatattttttactatatataCCTTAGTTTAAGGTATATACCAAATTTCGGCATGCAGcgatataccgcggtatatgaaaattcataccgttaccttacccaaatctttcggtaaggtatcataccgtaccaaaaacatattttcggtattttttcggtacgataagaccGGTACATTTCAGTATTTTTCCCCAACCCTAGTAGAGGCtttcatattattcattcaagttATTCTCTTCTTCTCCAACGTGAGAAACCCTGGTTTAGCATAAGTCTTTCTCAACAGGAAGACTCCCACTATGGACATTTAACGATTGTCAATCTACGGACGCCGATCACCCTCGATATCTTGTGCTTTCATTGCGTGCTCATGTCTCGATACAACGCCGGAGTAGGTCAACAGGAGCAGCTCGGCGTGCCTATGCGGGAGGATTCAACGCCACCCGACCCTAACACCGTGAAGCTCAATCGCCTACTCTCAGAAGTCACCATCCTGGAGAGGTGATTGTATGCGTCCAAACGTTGCGCTGCGAGAGAGATTTGGGCTCCTCCACTGTCCAACGACGAACGACTACTTGAGGGCACTGCCATACAAGCAGGAGACACCGCCAAATCTTAGTCAGCCGCCCTATATGGACACTGACGTGACAGCACCACCACGCGCAACCCACACCGATTATCACAACAAAACTCATCCAGATACGTTATGGCAGCCCGAATACCAGCCCCTTGCCCCTGACCCGGGATGAAGCCGGAGCCGTAGCACTGCCATCCCTCACCGACGCTAGAGTCGGATGATCCGTACTACCGCTATCATCCATCGGGAGAGCAATATCCTTCGGCATACAATGGATAAGGAGGATACCACTAGAAAAATCTCAACTGTAACGTAGATGACTACTCGAACAGCACCCTACCACTTGCATTCACCATCGAATTACGGCTACTCTTATAGAGCAGAGTCGTACAAGAGTAGGATATTCGTGCAATTACTAAAATAATAGCGTGGATGATTAATAACATGGTAGATGAAAGAAATGACAATTCCTATGAACATGGGATTAATTATTTTCgagaaaaaatatatcaaatgaaAAAATACTGTTAGGAATTGATGGCTCAGCTACATGATTAGAAGAAGCAGCTGATCTATCAATCAGCTCTTTCAGCAATCGTCGGATTAGTTTAAGTTTTAGGGCTTTTAATCTAAGCTGTTGGATAGAAATACACGTTAGCTTTGTATTAGGCTTAAATACAAGTTTGTTTAGAGTTGTTGTAACTTTTCACTTCTGCTCTCCAAAATCAGTTAGTAAGAATTACACTTCGCTCTCGCATTTCAATCCCAGTCAATTCTCGTCGGTTTTACTTTTGTGCTATCATTGATTGTTCAATTGGCGCCGTCTACGGGAACTCCCACGGAAAGGAATCAAGCTAGAGGAAAGGTCTGGTTCCTATTTGGGGGAATCGAATCTGCGAAGACGATGACTTCAAGATTTGAGGCCGAGAAATTCACTGGCAAGAATGATTTCGCATTATGGAGGATGAAGATGCGTGCTATGCTGATACAAAAAGGTCTGGCTTCCGCTTTGACGATTGAGGGGAAAGAATACAAAGGGAAAGAAGATTTCGATGAAAAGGGCATATAGAAACGTGCGGAGATTGAGGCATAAGCTCATAGCGCAGTAGTCCTCTGCCTTGGTGATAAGGTGCTTCGAGAGGTTGCGAAGGAGAAAACTGCTGTGGAAATCGTGGTGAAATTGGAGGATCTCTATCTCACAAAGTCTCTTACAAATCGACTATTGATGAAGCAGAGGCTATACTCCGACAAGTTCATGGAAGGAAAGGGGATCTTGGAATAATTGGAAGATTTCAATAAGACTGTCgatgatcttgaaaatatcGATGTATCGACAAgagatgaggataaggctaTTCTCCTACTGAATGCGCTTCCTTCATCGTATGATCAACTCCGTGATGCGATCTTGTATGGTCGTGAAAAGACCTTAACCCTATTGGGGATGCAATCGGCCTTGAGGTCAAAGGAATTATAGAAGGGGGAATCAAGGTTAGGAGACGCGGCGTTTGAGAGTTTGAATGTGAAAAAATTGAAAGGAAAGAAACAATTCAAGAAGCCAAATGATAATCTTAAAGCCAGCTCAAACGATCAAAATGAGAGACGCTCTTGCCACTGGTGCAAGAAACTGAGCCACTTGAAGAGAGATTGTTATGCTTGGAAGAGAAAGCAGGAAAGTGGAGGTGGCAAGGTTGTGAATTCAGCTGAGGAGGTTGAAGAAGATTGGGCTCCTGAGGCATTGCGTGTCATGGGAACAAAGGAGGGAGGGgtcttggataatggactctGGTTGTAGATTTCACGTGAGCCCAAATTTGAGTTGGTTTGATGATATTAAAGAAACATATGAATCTGTCATTCAAGGTAATAATCAGATATGTTATGTAAAGGGAATAGGCACTGTGCGATTGAAAGTTGAAGGTGGATGCACGGTTATCTTGAATGGTGTTAGGTATATCCCTGAAGTGAAGAGGAACTTGATTTCTTTAGGCTCTCTTGAGAAAAAGGGATGCAAATTTGTGTCAGAATGTGGAAAGATAATTGTGAGCAGGGCTGAAAAGGTGTTGATGGTAGCAGAAAGGAAGGGGAGTCTATATTATATGACAGTTACCGTTCAGAGGAGTTCTGGGGAGCTACACACTATGGCTGGTTCTGTGAATCTATGACATGTTAGACTTGGCCATCCGGCTGCTGGAAGtgtgaaagaactcatcaagaaagGAGTTCTGCAATGCCCTGATGAAGATGGTGCAATCCAATGTGAGGAATGTATATTGGGGAAGGCCAAAAAGTTACCAGATCCCAGAGGTACACACTCTTCAACTATGCCTCTAGACTATGCTCATAGTGATCTATGGGGGTCGGCTCAAGAAAACTCAATTGGAGGTGGTAGATACTATATTAGTATAATAGATGATTTCTCTAGAAAAATTTGGATCTACATCTTGAAACAAAAGTCTGAAGCATTTAACAAATTCAAGGATTGGTTTGTGGAAGTTGAGGCAGAaaagggaatgagtttgaaatgcttgcggactgacaatggcttggagTTTTGTCAAGGGAGTTTGATAATTTTTGTTGATCAAAAGGGATTTACAGACATAGAACGGTCCCGATGAATCCCCAGCAAAATGGGGTGGCAGAAAGAGTAAACCGCACTATTCTTAAAAGGGTGAGGTGCATGCTCTTGGCTGTTGGAATGGAGAAGCGTCTTTGGGCTGAGGCAGCATCCACAACAGTGAAATTGATCAACAAATATCCTTCTTCCAGCATTAGGGGTGATACACCAGATTATAGGTGGTATGGAAGACACATCAATTATGATATTCTTAGAACTTTTGGCTGTAAAGTGTTTGCACATGTAAAGCAGGGCAAATTAGAAGCAAGGGCTCTGAAGTGTGTCATGATTGGATATCAACATGGAGTCAAAGGATATAGGTTGTGGTGTATGGAACCTGGAAATGCAAAGGTCATTATAAGCAGGGATGTAACTTTCTGGGAAGATGATCTGCCAGATGTTGTGACTGATGAACTGGAAGCTTTTAAGTTTGAGGTGGAGCTACTACTGATGTTGATACTGATGCCCCTCAGTCAGATCAACAGACACAAATTGAACCAGGAAGCTATAAATTGGCAAGAGATCGTGTAAGGAGAGTTATAAAACCACCAGCTAAGTATTCTGATGctgagtttctattttttgcaCTTTTAGTTGCTGGGGAAGTAGAATGCTCAGAGCCTAGCACTTATGAAGAAACCATGGATTGTAAGGAATCGGAAAAGTGGATGAAGGCCAAGAAATTGACTCATTACTCAAAAATGGAACTTGGGTGCTGGTAGAGAGGCCAGATGGAAGAAGAGTGGCGAGCTGTAAGTGGATTTTCAAGAATAAGCTAGAGGGTGCTGATAGTGAAAATGTCAGATTCAAAGTCAGGCTCATGGCTAGAGGATTTACACAGGAGCAtggcattgactatgatgaagtTTTTTCCCCGGTTGTAAAACATACTTCTATCAGAATACTATTGGCAATAGTTGCAAGGAGAGATTGGGAGCTTGAACAATTTGATATCAAGACAGCCTTCTTGCATGGGGATTTGAGGGAAACTATCTATATGGCACAACCAAAGGGCTTTGTGAAGGCATGAGATGAGGGCAAGGTATGcttattaaaaaataacatatatAGCAGACAATGGCATAGGAAATTTGATGACCATATGATCAAAAGCGATTTTTTGAGGTCAGCATATGATGAATGCGTTTACATTAAAATTGTAGGTGGAGCTGTTGTAGCTTACCTGTTATTGTATATTGATGACATGCACTTGGCTGGAGCATGTTAGAAGGAGATTCAGAAGGTAAAGCTTGACCTCAAAAGAGCttttgagatgaaagacttaTGGCCTGCAAAGTGCATACTGGGAATGACCATTATCAAAAACAGAAAGAAGAAGGAAATATGGTTGACACAGACAGATTATGTGTTGAGATTGCTCAAGAGATTTCAGATGAGTAATGTTAAAGAGGTCTTGGTTCCCATGAGCCAATAATACAAACTGTCAGCTGATCAAAAGCCTAAGTGGAAGGTTGAAGAGGAAGAAATGAAGCATATACCTTATGCTAATATCATTGGAAGCATTATGTATGCTATGATTGTCACCCGCCTAGACACTGCACAAGCCATCTCAGTAACCAGCAGGTACATGTCTAACCATGGGAAGGAACACTGGTCTGCACTAAAATGGTTAATGAGATATTTGAAGGGAGCTTCTGATGTTGGGATCTTGTTTAAAGGAGATGATGAGTTTAAGGGAGAAGCTTTAACATGATGGTGTGACTTTGATTTTCCTGGGAACATAGATACTAGAAGATCACAATCTGGTTTCTTATTCAGTTTATATAGGTCCATTATCAGTTGGAAGAGTAGCCTTCAAGGGGTGGTTTCTTTGTCGACTACGGAAGCAGAGTTTATGGCTATGACTTATGTTGTCAAAGAGGGTAAATGGCTTAAGGGAATATTGGAGGATTTTGGTATAAAGCAGGAAAGAGTCAGCATTGGTTGTGATAACAACAGTGCATTGAGCTTAGCAAAGCACCAAGTGTACCACgagaggagcaagcacatagacgtGCATTTACATTTCATCCGGGAGGAGTTAGAGAAAGGTTCAGTTAGAGTATTCAAGGTTGACACAGCTGAGAACCTAGCTGATATGCTAACTAAACCGATATTGAAAGGGAAGCTCGATGTGTGTATGAAACTTGTGAATCTTTGCAAGAGAAGCTCAGTTAGCAGCTAATCcatcaaggtggagtttgtAAGGAATTGATGGCTCAGCTGCATGATTAGTAGAAGCAGTTGATCTCTCAATCAGCTCTTTCAGCAACCGTCGGATCAGTTTTAAGTTTTAGGGCTTTTAATCTGAGCTATTGGATGCAAATACACGTTAGCTTTGTATTAGGCTCAAATACAAGTTTGTTTAGAGTTGTTGTAACTTTTCACTTCTGCTCTCCAAAATCAGTGAATAAGAATTACACTTCGCTCTCGCATTTCAATCCCAGTCAATTTTCATCAGTTTTACTTTTGTGCTATCATAGATTGTTCAAATACAATAAAAGTGAGAATCATCTAAGAGCAATAACATACTCTCTCTGTTCTTCTGTAGCTGAGTCCTATTCCTTTTGGGTTGTCCAACtatagctgagtcatttctttttttggcaaaaaacaacAACATttcttctcttactttattctctctccatctctctacatttttcctttctactttattatccaTTTACTTAACccatttaacacaatttttattaaatctcaTGTTCAAAAGAAACACCCCTACTATAGAGGGACATAGGTAGTATGAAACGAAGCTATGAAATGGAGAtatcatattattttatttttccattcCATCATTCCAAAGATGGGCTTAGAATCCACACACATCATTTGATCCTTAGTAGGTATCATCATGCAAACAAAAGCTTCAACTTATCCATCTTAATCTTCCAACATTATTCCTTCTAATGTATCTAGTATTACTATTACAGACTACAAACTAAAGAGAGAGACATTTCAGATGTTGACAATGGAATAAATGACAAGAAACAgaaatgatgcaagaacaagtgAAATGATGGTAATCTTGGTAGGCATTCTTCCACCATCACTTCTCAACACCATGGCTTCATAAATTGGCAAGCTATTCGCAACGCCCATACTCGTCACTACCATTTGACCCAACATCTCCTCCAAACCTCTACCTTTGAGAAACTGTAAGACTCCCCCCAAAAACGCCACTAGATTTATGATAGCAGCCGTTGATAACGGCACAAACATGGGAGACGAAACCCCAAATTCGAACATCCCCTCATTGTACCGTTTCCTCATCTCCTCATCATCTACTTTGTTTGTCACGTTGAATGATCTTCCACCAATGCCTAACTGATTGCTTATATATTCTAATGTTCCAAAAAGGTCGGAAGAAAGTCCCCTTACCAGCCACATTCTTTGATCATTCCACCATTTTCGAACCGAAATGAACTCTATCAAGTCTTGTCCATAAGCACCAAGAAATAGGAACATATTCAAGAAAAACCATGGATTTGAGGCCTAAACACAACCAATGCATTAGTCCAACAATGCAAACACCTCCTAGTATATTAATTAGAGCATTACGTACCTTGGGGAAGATGGAGATGTTGTTGAGCATGGTTATTTGAGGAATGAAGGCATAGAACATGATGGGAATTGACCAAAAGGGTCCAAAAGCATAGTAAGAGTAACAATGAGCCATGAATGAGCCCATGTATTTTCTTCCGAAAGTCAAGGGGCTATGCTTCGAAAGAGCCACTTCAAGAAGGCCAACATTCCATCGTTTAGTTTGAGCTACGACGTCGTGCAAGGCAATCGGCATCTCAGCCAGAAATGCCGGCCTTGTCGGGTTGCAAAATACAGACTTCCATCCCTCACAATGTAGCATATAGCCAGTGTAGTAGTCCTCCACCAATGACCCATATCGAAACCCTatctacaaattaattaattaattaattaatatatgttTTTGGATTAAATGAAGTACACTAGATCTAACCTTGGAGCCCCAGTTGGTGTCCTTCTCATAGTCACATGTAGTAACATCACGAGCTAGCTCTAAAACAGCTTGATCATTGATGTGGCTCTTGACAAGATGATCGGGTTCTCTCGGCCCGAACATGGAAGATGGGCCACCATAGAAGGCTCTCCGGTTGAAGAATGTGCCAGTGCCAAAGTAGTCGGGGCCCGCAAGCCCATTCATTCCCTCAGGGTTGATGTGAAAAGCGCGCTTCATCTCAGAACCATAAGTATCTCTTTTGTTGATCCCATGAAATCGGACAGGAAACTGAACATATCCTAAGTTAGGACTAACTGATTTGTCCAAGAAGTAGCACAAAATGTTTTGGGGTGTGGATGGATCGTTGGATATCATGTCGCAGTCCAAGGTCAAGATTATTGGAGCATTTGTCAATGTTGCTGATACCCGTAgcttcaaacacaaacacaaaacatatcatattatataaaagtacTTCTATATTATTAACATgaattttactccctccgtcgatGATTAACTAACaccaatttcctttttcatccgtccacaattaattaacattcttatttttactacttttgttAATGGTCCCCACATTGCACTAGCTTttcacactcacatttcattataaaactaatatacgaagtataaaaataggacccacattccactaactttttcaacccgcTTTgaactatatttcttaaaacctgagCTAAGTCAAATGGGCTCCATtaatcgtggacggagggagtagtatctCTTACTAGAGCATTGAGAGCTCCGGCTTTGAAATGATGGGTTGATGTTCGTCTCTTCTGCCGGGATACGTAGACGAGATTAGGCATGGAACAGCTTGCAACATCTATGTCTTCATCACTTTGTAGAAGAACCTGTTGCATATATATGTTGTTCACAATGTATTAAACGACGTAGTTGGATTCCTAAGAGTTTAGTTCAACATGATTAAGATTATAATGTTGGTATAGGGTTACCTCAACAACAGAAGGATGATCGAGGGAAGTGAAATCTTTTCCCCATCCGCTAAAAACTTTGGTTTTGTATTCATCTCCAACATATCCTTTCTCAACTATATCTTCTACTCTTCTTTTCATATCTTCGTATAGCTCCTGCATTAAAATATTGTGGTGAATCAAATAATAGATTTCGACTTATTTGGATAATTATAGTGGTTATTATATATAATTTCTCAGATATAAATGTATCCCTTTTGTATCACTATTAAAAAAGCACATGCAGGTAACACAAAATTTGATCTTGTTGTAGTTTTgtccaaatttaattaaatatataaattgaataCTCCCTCTgcccgcgaataggagtcccgtttttccattttagttcgtccgcaaataggagtctcggttcacttttaccataaatagtaatagggtctcacattccactaactcatttcattcacatttcatttaaaattaatatattcaaGTGAGACcactattccactaacttttttccactcacttttcttaacatttcttaaaactcatgttgcCCATAAATGGGGCTCTTAATGGCGGACGGGGGGAGTAATATGCAAAAATGATATTAGTATGAACAAATAAGGCtttttttattactcccttcgtcccattatGTGTCCCAATAATGTCTCAATTTTTCATATTGGTCcattatattaattgttgcacttcatttttatcattttttgtagtagacttatttcactaactctttctcactcacaatttattactctataaaactaatacataaaagtaggactcacattctatCAATCGTTccaactcactttttattacatttcttaaaatccgtgtcggaTCAAAGTGGGACACATATTGGaggacattttttaaaatccatgccgggtcatcttaagcgggacagaggaagtagtaTTAATCATTGATCATATATTCCAGTTTATTGGATATCTGGCAAATAATATTACATTTGTATTTCTACCGTGATGGATAGTGGAACTGCCACAATATACAAACTATGTAGTCAACACCAAATTTCAAATAGTATGACAAAAAAACGTTATTTTCCaatcaagtaaaaaaaattcatcaatGCGATAATGACAAGTTCCATTATAAAAGACATTAAATCTTATTAGTCACCATTTCACCTAGTAAGACAAAAAAGTTTTATCTTCCAAGCAAGTGAAAATTAGTCATCTATGCGACAATGACAAGTTCCAATATGAAAGACAAATAATCTTGACATTTCACCAATTGGGGTTTATCACGTAACAAATTAAGAAATAATTTTCCACAAGAGACGTAAGTGCATCAAATTGCTTGAAAGATGTGGACCTAAACTCAATGATAATAttctttataataataaaaaaaaaaatgtagACCAATTACCTTAATCTTCAAAGTCTGAGAGTCAAAGGTAACACTAGCCGACCCGAAAAAGGCTTGTGGGCAGCGCAGCTTGATCCGATTCTCCTTGCAAAACGGCAGCCACACCTTCCCGAACCGGGCAGCTTCCATCAAAGCAAACAAAGTCAGCTCCGAAGCTCCGTCGTCGGAGACATACACCGAGAGCTTCTCCGGCGGATAATCGTAGGCCAGGGCCGACAGGGCGGTGGCGGCGACCCGGAGAGGAGGCTCCTTGGAGGCGTCGGCAGTGCATATGAAGATGTCGAGCGCGGGCGGGATTAGGCCTTCGGGGAAGGGGTGAGGCCGAGAGGCAACGGGGTTGATGCGGAAAGCCTGTGAATTTAGCCACGTGAAAGCCAAGGTGATGTCGGCAGCAACCATCCACGTGGATATGAAGAAGCCGTGGTGGGTGGTTGCGGTTGCATGCCGGTAGAATAGGGCCAAGATGGCGGCGGAATAGAGCGTTGCGAATACCCGGTTAGGGATACGGCGGGGGAAGGGTTTGAACCACTCTGCTTTTCTACTTTCCATTTTCTCTACTCTTCACTTTTACTATGCCTTTTTTCTTACACTATATAATTTGCGAATACATTTAAAATTGATGAAGTTACGTGCAGAGTGTGCTGAGTGTACTTAGTCAAACATTTTTCGATTTGACTGACCAACATAGATTGTGTATTGCAATTTGTACATCAACAAATATATTTAGGTTAGTTTCTGCATAAATTTTACTcccgtccaaaaaaaatatgtacattttccattttcgtccatctcataaaaatatgtgcattccatttttgaaaaatcatatcaatttaataatataggtttcactatcttgtaacactactttaactatcatccTCCTCATTTCTCTTACTGTTACCGTATAATTcacattctctctcttactttaccaattttgtcttaatatCCCTGCCATCTTAtctgcccatatttttatgggacggagggagtattaaattctTATAActttaatttgattataaattgttatattactaatatttatgaaattaagtGTGGATTTTTATACTATCACTTCAATTTGAGGATTAAACTAacattgtttattttttaataagaaaaaagGATTTCTTCTAATAACAGGTTTCAtcaagttgtatgaaaaaagtATAATGTAAAATacttgaaaataataaattcactaaaacaaaaaatataacatgatttaataaaaagtttgagaataagaaacagagaagttgTAATTAGAAAAATAGGGTAATAATATATTTTCTGTTATTATCTAGGtacaaaattcaagataagatATGTAACTTAGCAAATGTGGTAGTTAATTAGCTGGATGAAGCATAGGCTTTTGAGTGGGCTTTATGTGGGTCAGATATAAGACACGTGCCACTTGAAAAtataacatagctaccaaacatACAGTTTAACTCGGATAAGTGTTATTATCTTGCtataacatagctaccaaacgatCGTGTGTTAATGATTTTATAGTTTCAAatacatttatttaaattagtTGGATTACAAGATCAATGGTTTAATTAACATAGACATGcataaaactagtctatttcaGCCATAATTCCGTCTTTAATTGTCACGTCATCTAGTTCCATTTCAGCCACAATTATATAAGACCAGGTTATTAGAGAACTAGGTCTCCCACTCTCCATCATTTCAATTGAAAATTTAGAGTATTTTGTTGGAACAGAGGAGTATATTATATCtggattttaaatatttattgatTGTATTTCTAATATATGATGATTGAATTTCCAATATATACTGATTGTGGTTATAATATATGttcatttaaatatataatagatTAATTGTAAAATTAACACAAGTTACACAACTATAATATACGATTAGTACATATTCTATATTTCTATATATCTAGCGCCATCAGTCCATAAGTGCTGCTGGAATTGGGTTGTGGAGCTACCGATGACTGACCGTGGCTCGGCTCCGACCCCCACAAGGCCACCGCGCAGAACAATACACgaccaatttttttaaaaaaataattgagcAGAATCTGAGAgtaaaaatactccctccgttccattctAAGCGACGTGCCTCTCTAAATGACAtttctgaaaatggaaaattcACTCTTTCTACCTtgtccttctctcttactttattctctccacttaactcacaaactaacattacataaaattttGTGCCAAAAAGGAAATGCTCCGCgtagagtgggacggagggagtaggatTAAAAAACTAGGGAAGATAGTTGTTGAGTTATTGGGCCACatactaaaataaaattgattggCCCAATAACCCATTTCTTGATAATAAATAAGTTGGGAGAAACATATC from Salvia splendens isolate huo1 chromosome 15, SspV2, whole genome shotgun sequence encodes the following:
- the LOC121768926 gene encoding cellulose synthase-like protein G3, with translation MESRKAEWFKPFPRRIPNRVFATLYSAAILALFYRHATATTHHGFFISTWMVAADITLAFTWLNSQAFRINPVASRPHPFPEGLIPPALDIFICTADASKEPPLRVAATALSALAYDYPPEKLSVYVSDDGASELTLFALMEAARFGKVWLPFCKENRIKLRCPQAFFGSASVTFDSQTLKIKELYEDMKRRVEDIVEKGYVGDEYKTKVFSGWGKDFTSLDHPSVVEVLLQSDEDIDVASCSMPNLVYVSRQKRRTSTHHFKAGALNALLRVSATLTNAPIILTLDCDMISNDPSTPQNILCYFLDKSVSPNLGYVQFPVRFHGINKRDTYGSEMKRAFHINPEGMNGLAGPDYFGTGTFFNRRAFYGGPSSMFGPREPDHLVKSHINDQAVLELARDVTTCDYEKDTNWGSKIGFRYGSLVEDYYTGYMLHCEGWKSVFCNPTRPAFLAEMPIALHDVVAQTKRWNVGLLEVALSKHSPLTFGRKYMGSFMAHCYSYYAFGPFWSIPIMFYAFIPQITMLNNISIFPKASNPWFFLNMFLFLGAYGQDLIEFISVRKWWNDQRMWLVRGLSSDLFGTLEYISNQLGIGGRSFNVTNKVDDEEMRKRYNEGMFEFGVSSPMFVPLSTAAIINLVAFLGGVLQFLKGRGLEEMLGQMVVTSMGVANSLPIYEAMVLRSDGGRMPTKITIISLVLASFLFLVIYSIVNI